The sequence tgtatatatataatttatttttgatagataCAATAGATTTTCAATATATAGCATTCGCCTCATCACAattattctttatcatcataCCAAGATGCTAATTGGTTTTACAGTGTATGTGAAGTTTGAATCCCAAATATCTTATTTAATACCAAAAATTTGTACTAATTGAACTTGGGGAAGAACAAAGTTCGGCCCATACCAAACTTAGGCTGAGCACCATCAACCATAGGCCCATCCTACGAATGAGAGTCCCGAGCTAATTTGCTTAGGCCGTTGTTCTCTATAGCACCCAAGCAAACCTCTTATATCCCCCAAGGAAGAGAAGCAATGCTTTGGGGGAATCCACCAACCGAGCAAAAGATTCAGCGTTAGGTTCAAGTAACGAGGAAATCATGCTAGCAACAAAgcaatgccccccccccccccccccccccccccccaacgcGATGTAAAACTAAACATTCTAGAACAAGAGTCTAAACTCAAAAGGCCACCCAATCATCACGAGTGGAGGGACCCGCATGTCAATAGAGTATTCCCTCATCATTATGGGCTCACTAATGGGAGGGTATAGAAAGGAGAGGAGGGGTCAGTAACTAAGGTTAGAACATTTTTTAGGGGAGAGAAAACAcgagagaaagaaaatgaatcatCAACCAATACTAGAGTAAGGTAATCTAGCTCGAGATGCCTTAAAGACACCTCGTTTGTCTGAGATCCTCCTCGGGCAGCATATTTCTAGTAACAGATCACCTCACAATCATACATCACAACCATTCATTAGCCAGACTTCTCTTACGATCTCCCACTATGTACTATACCCAAAGcaacatataaattaatttggAGTTCAAGCTCAACTATCTAGACATCGTTGTGGACTGCACCACCGCAAAACTAGTTACAAAccacaaattattaaaaaaaaaaaaaaagggtcactaaatttattgaataaatttgtGGTGAGCTATTGCTATTAGGCTATTATTGTTACTGTTACTATTAGTATCATGTGCGACGTAGGTATTGGTCATCACTAAATTAAAGATGTAGGCATGCGGGTCTGGCAGGTTGATCGGGTTTCCGGGTTGAGTGGACACCCCTTACTTTAAACATGTTCGACCAAAAATACCTTAAAAGATAATTAATAAATCCTTGAAAGATACGGTCTGAGGCGGAAATAAGAGGTATACGGcgggaaaaaaaataagcatatcaaaaacaaaaagcaaaggGAACTGAAAACCTCTCAAATTAAAAGCAACCTCTctcctatcaaaaaaacaagaagcaacctctctctctctcagaccaTTTAAAAGCGACTCGAAGATAAAAAGAAACCCGAAAATGAGAAACTCTCTCTCTGAGTTTTGTCTTAGACAGAGATATTAGGAACAGAGTCTGAGACTGAGAGCTTCTCAAACCAAGTCCATTGCCTCCATCTTATGATCACAGACACAGCCGAATCTACTTTTTCACAGGTACGTACGTACACACTTTCATTTCTCAAAACagaaaaatctaaacaaaattcTACATTTCTGTGATGCCATTTTTCACAATGATCTTTCATtttaccaacttttttttttttataaaaaatttctgttCAAATTCCTCAAAAACTGTGTCTACATTCGATTCTATCTAGACCTGATAATAAAAATCGATGATGTGACGGTATCGCATTCTTCTCCTCTAGTTGATTTTAAAGATATGATTCGTTTCTTTGTGTCAATTGCATGGCGTAAAATTCTTTTGGCATATTTTTGAGTGCTTTTGCCTCTATAATGCGCGCTCCGTTTGGTTGCTGcgaaaagagaaatgaaaacGAAAATAGTAAAACTTGATGCTCATAATTTCATTATTCGGCATTCCAGATAATGTGAATGTATTTCCTTACTTTAACTACAAAAATTCTCAATTTTCTCCCTAACCAAACAAAGAGTAAagctaattatattattattattttttttttgattgagaaatttagcatttttattattattctgcTAAAAGGAATAGTAGTTCCACAAAGAATCATTTTGCTTTGTTTTACAGCCTCTTTATCTCTGAACCCCACAGAGCAAAGTGAAACGAAAATCTCACACCAATCAAGTGTAATGACTGAACTGCCAAAGATAAACCCTTGAAAACCTCAGAAAAATACTAGTCCGAAGCACAACGAAAGCGAGGGCATAATGGTCGTATAGAATATTTAGTAGGGTTAAAGGAGAAGCAATTCTGTTACAGAGTGAACTTACACAACAAGAAAACAGTGAGTACCTTTTTCGTCAACAAACTCCATGACTAATGCTTACACGCATCCCAAGGAGATGACCAAATtctgtgaaattttttttttttttattcttttgagtttgtttgtttaatacTAACTACTGTAGTAAAAAGTTTagtttgtgtgagagagagattgtgggtcccaaataattaaaaaacaacgaTGAATTTTTGTGACTCTATTCTAACGCATGCTTTTTCAGCAGATTTCACGGTCCTGATTAGATCCATCAGAGTAGGTATCAGCCAGTCGTCCTTTTGTGCCGTGCGTTGCACGTTTCTACGGTACCAGAAAAATTCTTCTGTGTGATTTTTGTTCGTGGTAGATACGCTTTTCCTTAgcttatttgatttattttggtatacataatttttttaaatctgatttttttttttttttagtttctcttTTAGGCGTAGTTGTATTTTGCTTAGTTTAGCTTTAAGTAAAATAAGTTATCAAAAACTGtactatttttttgtatttcaatTTATATTCCATTAATCATAACTTATCATGTATTTATATaactttctttataaaattgcaaaagtttaaaatagaataaaaaaaattaaatacatgaTAAGTAGTGATTGGTAAAATATAAAGTGAAACATAAAGTTATACAGAAGATTTGTATTCGTTTAGACACTGAGCACAAGCAATTTtcgtaataaattttttttgtataacaGAACAATATGCacataaataaatgcatttatttacAGTTAAATGCATTCATTTTAAAGTATTAATATGCACAGtgcatataaataaatgcatttatttatttacaattatgACAATTGACCACTAGACAAgcacataaatttatttatttatttatttagcatAAGATATCAGAGTTCAATCTCTGTTTATACCAAAAATCAACTAATATCTTAgtctaagaataaaaaattattatgaagcGATATAGAATagaactcttaaaaaaaaataaataaataaaaataaataaaaaaacacatttcGTATATCTCTTATTGCCTATTTGCCTTAACACACACGGTGCTACATAGCTTGTAGGCTTTCATTGCGTGAGCTGTGTGTAAAAGACAAAGTTATTTACAAGCCCAATAAAACCAAAAGCCATAATTAgcccaacccaatccaaactCCACCGAGTCAATTTTTGTTAGACAATTGACACTTAGGTAACGGTACGTAAACATTATTGGTATCCCATATTCCAAGTGCAATAATGTCTCTGAATCACAATCTGCAATGCAGGGAATCATAGAGCAACTAGCTGAATGAAGAATTTTTGAATAGGGGGATCTTTCTTTGCTCCATATCTATGCTCTTTGTTACAGAAGACAGAGCATTGCCCAGCTGAACTGTATAGGTTGTAGAAATGGAGAGCGGTGAAAGCAGAAGTAGCAGTAGTGGGAGACACATTGTGTACAAAGACTCCTCTTGGTTTAGCCAGTTCCGAAATGGGTCCAATCCTTGGATGGCCAGATATGTCTACGCCTTGATATTTCTAGTTGCAACTCTGCTAGCTTGGGCTGCTCGGGATTATGGACGCTCTGCCTTGACAGAAATGGAGAGTAAGATTTTTTGCTTTGATCTTCAAAATTTTGCTGCACATTTTGTGGATTTTTTATGTAAAGAACAGTgattttttaaggaatttcaAGCCTGTTGTCATTGCTCAAGCTCTTTTTCCTGTACAGTTAGTTTAAATGTAAATTTCTTTCCCATTGCTGTAAACTAGGCATCCTTGTTGGCACTGAATAAATATCCATTTGGATTTTACATACATAAACATCCACATTTGTCTAGGTACATTTTGAAATGCATGCATGATATGTACAATAATCCTTAGTAACAttggttacaacttacaaggaAGGTGGTTATGAAACAAATTTGTAGTCTTTGAATTGTATACAATTGTGGTGAGCCGTGAATTTACACATGATCAGGGTGGAGATataagaggtttttttttaaaaaaaaaaatatgcctaGGCTTTGCTCCTAAAGTTGGTGAAGTTCTTAGTCAAGCAAAACAACACAGactattttgataattttgtattctGATCAGACCATTAGTACATCATGTCAATGCACATTTGCTGTGGGTACAGGATTAAAAGGATGTGAAGGTGAAAAAGATTGTTTGGGTGCTGAAGGTGTTCTTCGAGTGAGCTTGGGTTGTTTTGTATCCTTTCAATAATGGGAATAAAATTCACTTTAGTTCTCAATAACAGCTTGTCTTAAGAGTTTCCTTTAGTTGAAAAGCAGCTATTTGTATGATTTATGATGTGAGAAGAATGTGAATTAATTTGCGCAGCGTGTGTGTATCTTATAACTATGGTGTCCCTTGACCAAATTGTTCAGCTGTCTACCTAAATGATTTAAAATAGAAGTTTTACTGTGTTAACTCTTGGATTTTGTCCTGTAACCTTCATTTCTTTCTTCCTAATGGATCAAGTGAGCCTTAATACTACTTTAGACGTTCTTCATCACAATGTGTCTTTCAACAACTGGTTCCTCGAAGTTGGGTGAGCCCAGAGATTCATGGCATTCTGGATGGTGGTCTGTCAAGATTCCTGTGTGGATTTCCCTCACCATTATCCCTTTTTTGCTTCCTTCTGCCATTATTCAACTCTATGGTTAGTCCAATTCCATTTCCCAGGAAGCTTGCTGGTTttatcttttgcttagtttaatgaaaattttcaaatctgtTGCATTTTTTAATTAGCCAATGTTGTGcctgaccttttttttttggcaggaGGATTTGCACATTTTGGTGCCGGGTATGTATGATTCCTGTTATAAAATCATGTCTTCAAATCACATATATAGAATATGTTTGTACTAGGAGTTGCcgatataattattttatgttactTGACTCCTTAAAATTGTctagaaatttttaaatgaagtttTTGCAATTCCTTGTTCAGGGTCTTCCTTTTAATTCAGCTGATAAGCATAATCAAATTCATTATGTGGCTGAATGATTGTTGTCATCCCGAAAAATGTGCAGAAAGATGGTAAGAATCTTCAtccaaataattatttcaaGCCCGTTTTGCTGCATTGTAACATATAGTTTGCTTGAGATATTATGTAACAGTCCAATACTGTACTTTTTATTTGTATTCATCTTTGGTGTGCTTTGTAGTAGGGCTGTAAATGAGCCGAGCTAAGCTGAGTATTAAAAGTTTAAGCTTGGCTCATTTTCTTAGTTCACAACctacttgattaacttattctatttttatatattgaaacCATGACTAAAATGAAATATCTCTTcacaattttatgaatttttactaCGAATAGATTGTTTGTATCATCAATAAGCTACAagtaataatttaatatcatatAAACCCATGACAAACTTATACAATCCAATTTcaagtctatataaatatatttttggaaaagtatacatataaaaaaatataatattatatatagttaaattgaGCCCTCATGTTCACGAGCTTGTTCATgaacacattattatgtttgaacTCAGTCCATTTAATAATCGAGTCTAAACTTAAGGCTTGAACTTGACTTGTTTTCTAAACAAACGaatataaacaagttttttctTGAATCGAGCTTGAACTGTTCATAAACaacttggttcatttacagccctaCTTTGTACTCCTCATTGGTGGTTTGTCGTATATGTTTTATTCATTGAGCTTTCCTAGTGCGGCAAGTGGTGAGACAGcgataatatatttttatttcacctTCACAAAACTCTATTCATTCATATACAAGTCTTTAGTACATCTAAGATAGTATGTGATT is a genomic window of Quercus lobata isolate SW786 chromosome 2, ValleyOak3.0 Primary Assembly, whole genome shotgun sequence containing:
- the LOC115976963 gene encoding serine incorporator 3-like isoform X4, with product MESGESRSSSSGRHIVYKDSSWFSQFRNGSNPWMARYVYALIFLVATLLAWAARDYGRSALTEMERLKGCEGEKDCLGAEGVLRVSLGCFTFFITMCLSTTGSSKLGEPRDSWHSGWWSVKIPVWISLTIIPFLLPSAIIQLYGGFAHFGAGVFLLIQLISIIKFIMWLNDCCHPEKCAERCQIHVMLLATTAYVVCLAGIILMYIWYAPEPSCLLNIFFVTWTLVLLQFMTSVSLHPKVSAGILSPGLMGLYVVFICWCAIRSEPTGGSCIRKAEATDKTDWLTIICDNDFHMLTELCCCCTCNGYCNIFNRHRFQMLSAQDG
- the LOC115976963 gene encoding serine incorporator 3-like isoform X5; the encoded protein is MESGESRSSSSGRHIVYKDSSWFSQFRNGSNPWMARYVYALIFLVATLLAWAARDYGRSALTEMERLKGCEGEKDCLGAEGVLRVSLGCFTFFITMCLSTTGSSKLGEPRDSWHSGWWSVKIPVWISLTIIPFLLPSAIIQLYGGFAHFGAGVFLLIQLISIIKFIMWLNDCCHPEKCAERCQIHVMLLATTAYVVCLAGIILMYIWYAPEPSCLLNIFFVTWTLVLLQFMTSVSLHPKVSAGILSPGLMGLYVVFICWCAIRSEPTGGSCIRKAEATDKTDWLTIISFVVAVLAMVIATFSTGIDSKCFQDG
- the LOC115976963 gene encoding serine incorporator 3-like isoform X3; translated protein: MESGESRSSSSGRHIVYKDSSWFSQFRNGSNPWMARYVYALIFLVATLLAWAARDYGRSALTEMERLKGCEGEKDCLGAEGVLRVSLGCFTFFITMCLSTTGSSKLGEPRDSWHSGWWSVKIPVWISLTIIPFLLPSAIIQLYGGFAHFGAGVFLLIQLISIIKFIMWLNDCCHPEKCAERCQIHVMLLATTAYVVCLAGIILMYIWYAPEPSCLLNIFFVTWTLVLLQFMTSVSLHPKVSAGILSPGLMGLYVVFICWCAIRSEPTGGSCIRKAEATDKTDWLTIICDNDFHMLTELCCCCTCNGYCNIFNRHRFQMLSGRMTCKLKMMMFHMVMASSILSLPQEQCTLQCY